The Primulina eburnea isolate SZY01 chromosome 6, ASM2296580v1, whole genome shotgun sequence genome contains a region encoding:
- the LOC140833579 gene encoding uncharacterized protein, whose amino-acid sequence MIRNNLHTAAETFAKEADISPEPAAVNPPEGFLTEWWSLFWDVYSAKLQNHPEAMQDSVDKNVSLVLQMPDMNCMPPSACPSLPTPRLPDFLQNVYSTIIPRPDMGSMSQIALPTMISRSELNSNGLGLPPVLDTTIGQRQHVTNWISENISEQERLMLSARDLNLNARLLNVDQLASLPPFSINSRYLQKSVPQKTQRPVFINGRSCTYLGGSSARKAVSHEAFKQKQPKSEPDDAGSSTSSNSATSAPAPASKNLC is encoded by the exons ATGATCAGAAATAACTTGCACACCGCTGCTGAGACTTTCGCCAAAGAAGCTGATATTTCTCCCGAGCCTGCTG CCGTCAATCCTCCTGAAGGATTTCTGACAGAGTGGTGGTCCTTATTTTGGGATGTATACTCTGCTAAACTTCAAAACCATCCCGAGGCAATGCAAGACTCCGTAGACAAG AACGTTAGCTTGGTGTTGCAAATGCCAGATATGAATTGTATGCCACCGAGTGCGTGTCCCTCACTGCCAACACCGAGACTTCCTGATTTTCTGCAAAATGTCTATTCAACAATAATACCAAGGCCAGATATGGGGAGTATGTCGCAAATTGCTCTTCCTACAATGATATCGAGGTCAGAACTGAACTCGAATGGTCTAGGATTGCCTCCAGTGTTGGACACCACCATAGGCCAAAGGCAACATGTAACAAATTGGATATCTGAAAATATTTCGGAGCAAGAACGTCTCATGCTTTCTGCTAGGGACTTGAATTTAAATGCACGGCTTCTAAATGTTGATCAATTAGCTAGCTTGCCTCCATTTTCAATTAACTCCCG CTATCTCCAGAAGAGTGTTCCGCAGAAGACTCAGCGCCCTGTTTTCATA AATGGCAGGTCTTGTACATATTTGGGGGGCTCCTCAGCTAGAAAGGCAGTGTCACATGAAGCATTCAAACAAAAACAACCTAAAAGCGAACCTGATGATGCTG GCTCTTCAACAAGTTCCAACTCCGCGACTTCTGCTCCAGCTCCTGCTTCCAAGAACTTGTGCTGA
- the LOC140834829 gene encoding cell number regulator 10-like isoform X1, whose product MEVKGGAAAAAADVEASEEESLLMEGMAVLDFDMLCSTVAMQAHKGKWGKLNDDNEEENLVSDYQNGGGVFRMWEGEIIYDCFDDRPVALQSTCCPCYRFGKNMKRAGFGPCLLQGSIHFILAVAALSNLLAFIFTRRRCFLYLAILFTVSVGTYIGFYRTLIRKKFNIKGSESSFDDCVYHLICPCCTLCQESRTLEMNNVEDGIWHGRGDTICIGTVSTKSPECLGMQKESNDS is encoded by the exons ATGGAGGTGAAAGGTGGTGCAGCGGCTGCGGCGGCGGATGTGGAGGCGTCGGAGGAGGAGAGTTTGTTGATGGAAGGGATGGCCGTGTTGGATTTTGACATGCTTTGTTCAACGGTTGCCATGCAGGCCCACAAGGGGAAATGGGGGAAACTAAATgatgataatgaagaagaaaatcttgtatctgattatcaaaatggAGGGGGAGTTTTTAGGATGTGGGAAGGTGAGATTATTTACGACTGTTTTGATGATCGACCCGTAGCTCTTCAATCCACATG TTGTCCATGTTATAGATTTGGCAAGAATATGAAACGAGCTGGATTTGGTCCTTGTTTACTTCAG GGATCTATTCACTTTATTCTTGCAGTTGCAGCCCTGTCCAACCTGCTAGCATTTATATTTACTCGGAGACGTTGCTTTCTATATTTGGCCATTTTATTTACAGTTTCAGTTGGAACATATATTGGATTTTACCGAACACTGATTAGGAAAAAGTTCAATATAAAA GGTAGTGAGAGTTCTTTTGATGACTGCGTGTACCATCTAATTTGCCCGTGCTGCACTTTATGTCAG GAGTCAAGAACATTGGAGATGAACAACGTCGAAGATGGAATCTGGCATGGCAGAGGGGACACCATATGTATAGGTACCGTGTCAACAAAGTCACCTGAATGCCTAGGTATGCAAAAAGAGTCAAATGACAGTTAG
- the LOC140834827 gene encoding uncharacterized protein, with protein sequence MLQSVRRLCTMTTKYSYKSVLCFQSSISTTAFSTLELPQNPLYPPICCKNNSKIDESYVLSQLSNLLPISTDRHAANPPPHNPLEFGVIDEFLLPEDKLRGVFLQKLRSKTAIHRALSDVGVELNCELFAKVVNRGNLGGEAMVVFFHWAVKQPNISDNVLTYNVILKALGRRKFFAHMLEMLNEMIVKKLIPNSETLYIVMDNYMRAHHVSKAIGVFKDLGNYGLKCDEETLNVTLRCLCARSHVGIAWSLFTKAREKVQCCSTTYNIIIGGWSSLGQVNEVEKCLKAMVDDGVKPDCVTYSYLIESLGRAGRVDDAVKIFDFLEEKGDKLSTAVYNAMIFNFLARGNIDEALKYKEQMLTNSCEPNMDTYVRIIRHFLKIRRVADSMEMFDEMLDQGITPSTGTLTEFLEPLCRYGPPYAALMIYKKAKKAGCRISFTAYKLLLMRLSRFGKCGMLLSIWDEMQENGYSSDTQVYEYIINGLCNTGRLETAVLVMEECLYKGFFPDKVICSKLSNKLMDSNRTVMSYKLFLKLKNARVNENAQRYWRAKGWHF encoded by the coding sequence ATGTTACAGTCAGTCAGAAGATTGTGCACAATGACCACCAAGTATAGTTACAAGTCAGTACTATGTTTTCAATCTTCAATTTCCACAACCGCGTTTTCGACCCTTGAACTTCCACAAAATCCATTATATCCTCCTATATGCTGTAAGAATAATTCTAAAATCGATGAATCCTATGTACTCAGCCAGCTCTCCAATCTTTTGCCCATCTCCACTGACCGACATGCTGCTAATCCACCACCTCATAATCCATTGGAATTTGGGGTTATAGATGAATTTTTATTACCAGAAGATAAATTGCGTGGAGTTTTCCTCCAGAAACTTCGCAGCAAAACTGCCATTCACCGTGCTTTGAGTGATGTTGGGGTGGAACTGAATTGTGAATTATTTGCTAAAGTAGTGAATAGGGGGAATTTAGGTGGTGAGGCGATGGTTGTGTTCTTCCATTGGGCAGTCAAGCAGCCAAATATATCAGACAATGTTCTGACTTACAATGTTATTCTCAAAGCTTTAGGGAGGAGGAAATTCTTTGCGCATATGTTGGAAATGCTAAATGAAATGATCGTTAAAAAGCTGATTCCTAATTCTGAAACTCTTTATATTGTTATGGATAATTATATGCGAGCTCACCATGTTTCTAAAGCTATTGGGGTTTTCAAAGATTTGGGGAACTATGGATTAAAATGTGATGAGGAAACATTGAATGTTACCCTTCGTTGTTTGTGCGCACGGTCCCATGTGGGTATTGCATGGTCTTTGTTCACTAAAGCGAGGGAGAAGGTGCAATGTTGTAGCACtacatataacataatcattGGTGGATGGTCAAGTTTGGGTCAGGTTAATGAAGTCGAGAAGTGTTTAAAAGCTATGGTGGATGACGGAGTGAAACCTGATTGTGTGACGTATAGTTATCTTATTGAGAGTCTGGGGAGAGCTGGTCGAGTTGATGATGCTGTTAAGATTTTTGATTTCTTGGAGGAGAAAGGGGATAAGCTgagtactgcagtatacaatgcAATGATATTCAATTTTCTTGCTCGTGGAAATATTGATGAAGCTTTGAAATATAAAGAGCAAATGCTGACTAATAGCTGTGAACCGAACATGGATACCTATGTTAGAATTATTCGGCATTTCCTTAAAATCAGAAGAGTTGCGGATTCTATGGAGATGTTTGATGAAATGTTAGATCAGGGGATAACTCCTTCCACGGGAACCTTAACCGAGTTTCTTGAACCTTTGTGCAGATATGGACCACCATATGCTGCGTTGATGATCTATAAAAAGGCAAAGAAGGCAGGATGCAGAATTTCGTTCACTGCATATAAGCTATTGCTTATGAGATTGTCTAGATTTGGGAAATGTGGGATGCTACTTAGCATATGGGATGAAATGCAAGAAAATGGATATTCTTCTGATACGCAGGTTTATGAGTATATTATAAACGGGCTATGCAACACTGGGCGGCTTGAAACAGCGGTCCTTGTCATGGAGGAATGTCTTTACAAAGGGTTTTTTCCCGATAAAGTTATCTGCAGTAAACTGAGTAACAAGTTGATGGATTCGAACAGAACAGTGATGTCTTACAAGCTTTTTCTCAAGTTAAAGAATGCTCGTGTAAATGAAAATGCACAGCGATATTGGCGTGCCAAAGGGTGGCATTTTTAA
- the LOC140834829 gene encoding uncharacterized protein isoform X2, giving the protein MEVKGGAAAAAADVEASEEESLLMEGMAVLDFDMLCSTVAMQAHKGKWGKLNDDNEEENLVSDYQNGGGVFRMWEGEIIYDCFDDRPVALQSTCCPCYRFGKNMKRAGFGPCLLQGSESSFDDCVYHLICPCCTLCQESRTLEMNNVEDGIWHGRGDTICIGTVSTKSPECLGMQKESNDS; this is encoded by the exons ATGGAGGTGAAAGGTGGTGCAGCGGCTGCGGCGGCGGATGTGGAGGCGTCGGAGGAGGAGAGTTTGTTGATGGAAGGGATGGCCGTGTTGGATTTTGACATGCTTTGTTCAACGGTTGCCATGCAGGCCCACAAGGGGAAATGGGGGAAACTAAATgatgataatgaagaagaaaatcttgtatctgattatcaaaatggAGGGGGAGTTTTTAGGATGTGGGAAGGTGAGATTATTTACGACTGTTTTGATGATCGACCCGTAGCTCTTCAATCCACATG TTGTCCATGTTATAGATTTGGCAAGAATATGAAACGAGCTGGATTTGGTCCTTGTTTACTTCAG GGTAGTGAGAGTTCTTTTGATGACTGCGTGTACCATCTAATTTGCCCGTGCTGCACTTTATGTCAG GAGTCAAGAACATTGGAGATGAACAACGTCGAAGATGGAATCTGGCATGGCAGAGGGGACACCATATGTATAGGTACCGTGTCAACAAAGTCACCTGAATGCCTAGGTATGCAAAAAGAGTCAAATGACAGTTAG